atatttttttaatttataatttaataagttTGAGTATTTCAACATGTTGGTTTACATTATGTACTGAGGGTGTctaataatgttattaaatttaaattttttacaaaatcataattaaaaaaaccattacatattttattttgcttatcTTTAACAAATACTATTTTAGGGAGGAAAAAGTAGTGACAATGGGCTCTATATTGGGCTAGAGCCGATGAAGTGGCTGGTTCGGTTTCCATTTGAAGTTGTTTGCTACGCGCTATTCTCAACTGGTTCTGCTTTGCCCTTTCGCCGTTaggttttaattttagaaacgCGAAACCAAAACGAAGCTTAGAACTTGGAACCACACAGAAAATGGAGATGGAGACGGAGACCCAGAAACCTTTTCAAGTAGACATGGGAAATCTTTtggcttttaacccttttcatAACTTTCCTTCTCTCCCCACTTCCAGGTTCACCCTTTTTGtcttttataattatagttTTGTATTAAGTTGCCTCaaagatgtgaaatttatgGTGCAATGGAGATTGTATTTTgatgataaaatttcaattaactGGGTATACTTTAGAATTTTGACACTTGGTTTCCTTCAATGTTGGTTTAATTAGTCGTTTCAAAGCATAAATTGTCCTCTGTACATTCCTTGTTCTTTATGTCCAtttgtgttcttttttctttatcttaTGTCTGCTGGCCAATATGTTTAGGGATGAGCTAGTTAAGGAATGTATACAGGAGGGCACCAAGTTAGTTCAAGCAATTGCAGATAGTATTTTTAACTTACCTTCAACTGAAGATGCGGATGGACCGCTTGTTAAGCTGCCTACCCCAACAACAAAACTTCCTAGGGAGAAGCATGTAAGCTTAGCCTCTTATTTAGTATATCCTAGCAatgaatttgtattttatttagttgttCATTTGCATACAAAGGTATAGTTTGGAAGATGCCTTGAAACCTGAAAGGCTGTATTGCGCTTGTGTTTTCAGCTTCCGAAGCCTAAACCTCCCACAAAATGGGAAGAGTTTGCCAAAAAGAAGGGTAATTCGTTTCATCTATCATCTGCAGTTTTCAAGgctattttagaattttgagttaaatctcATTTTTCATTGTCTGAAGATTCGCTGTTTTTGCCTCTTCTCATTTGAAACATCTTGTAGGTATAAAGAAACGTAAAAAGGACAAAGTTGTATGGGATGAACAGACTGGTACATGGAAACGCCGTTTTGGTTATGATCGTGTCAATGATGATAAAGATATACCCATCATCGAGGCCAAGATGACTGATGGTGAGGATTTAATGGGTTGTTTCCTTGGAAGAAATATAATTGACTTTTAAACTGTAATTGCTATTAAAATTCAATGTAAATggcatttttagataataaaatggaaatagtTTACAAGTAGCAATAGGACatagttgaataaattgatttcGTTGACCCTGATTGTTGCTTTTTGCAGAGCCAGGAGTGGATCCTTTTGCTAAAAGGCAAGATGACAAGAAGAAACGAGTTGAGAAACAAGAGAAGAATCACCTCCAAAACTTGAAACAAGCTGCAAAAATTGGTGCCTTGCCAAGGTTTTGCCTATCCATTGTAGTTTTCTTTATGTAGAATCGCCACTCTTATCTTCAATAAGAATCAActtagggccagttcttcattgcttttgaaaagtgctgtagaagagtgcttttgaaaagtttggtttaaaatttgactgTTTaacattgctgtcaaaaagtgcttttgaaaaataaaatgtttattttagatatgttattattaagtaacaaatatatatttaaataatatttaaattagttaatattattatattttagtaagaatataaaaaatttattataacttgttgttaatattttaatatatgaaatataaattttaaatattttaagcaataaatattaattatttataaaatttaattataatatataaactatattttaaatatttaaatataaccattaagtatttgtaattagtattttaaaaaatatttttttatttttaattaatgattttaaaacatttgtaattaagcaccaaggaaaaaaaagaataatactATGTCATtagaggggtgaaaaagtaattaagcaccaaaagtgcttttgggagaggaaaagctaagacttttagcttttccttttcagcttcttttcagaagtgcttttcaaaagttaaaaatatcaGTCAAAAGTAACTTGTTCTTCACAGCCCTTctttcaaaagtgtttttggagtcagaagtgctttttttaagcaatgaagaatTAGATCATATTTGAGACAGTATTGGTATCAATAAGtctcattttagcttaatcttcTTCTGACATTGTTATCCTGCTTTAACCTCTATTGTCCTATTCTTTGATACCATTCCATTATACCCTAACAATTATTGTCATTAGTAGTTTAGGTGTTAGACCATGACTGCAGATTATGCTTATAGGAATTTCTTATAAACATCAATGAATTTGAAGTCAACTTTGATTATTTTCCATAAGCATCATTTCTCATCCAAACTGCTCTAGTTCCTGATGGGAACTTCCACTTACTTTAGCTTGCATTAAACAACTAGATCTTTGGTTCAGTTTCATTTCAATGctcttcatttatttaattttgctgGTTCGACTTTAAATGGTTTGCTGCAGCCATGTTCAGCTTGCTGCTACAGCCCTGCCCATAACGGGAACCCAAGCTCCACCGAAGAAAGTTTCTAAAGATGAATTAGGAAATGTAGCTGGGATGGCCGCGACTTCTACAGCCAGTGGTGGGAAATTTGATAGGAAGTTACCAGGAGAAAAGCCTGCTAAAAAGCAAGGAAAGCATCGCAAGGTTTTCATTCTTGGTCTTCACCTTAGTGTAAATATTTCTCATGAATTATAATGGCATGTTGTAATATGGTCTTTTCTACTTTTGTTAGTTCTTACCCGTTGTTGAAGGATCAGGGATAGGTTCACGAGAGAAGGAACAAACCGAGAATGTTCTAAATAAGCTAATCTCTAAGCATTCCCATGAGATACTCAATGTTGACAAGGTAAGCTTGAGCTATAAATTGTTGGGTTCCAAATGGAAATTCTTTGTTCATCTGAGATGacctttttttttggtttaaaaaattCAGGCAGTTACAATGTATAATgtgaagaaagagaagaaagctAGGAATAAAAGAAACCAAGAAGGGAAGTCGTCATCGGCCACAAACAAGTTGAAACCGAAAAAGCAACTACATAAGAATGGAAAGAAAGGACCAGGATCTTCAAAGAAAGGGAAGGCAAAATGAACTTATCAATCGGTCAACGTTTCGGTAGGCTTGTAGAGATTTGGGTTAATGCAACCATAATTTTGTTTGCTTTGAGCAATAGAGTTTTATTTACCAAATCTTCTATTTCTTAAGTcaggtttaaatttttacagTATTTTGCCGGCCCTAATATGTCAAAGTGAAAGCTTGGGATGACTTTTTGGAAACCTTAGTgatataatcttaaattttatatcatgtACCATTATTAATGGTTATAATTACAATAAGCTACTAATCATCTcgtttacaaaaaaaaaggggacCTATTAGAAGCCGTTCACTcttgtattttctttctttttcagtagCGAAAGGAACAAAAGGCAACAGcttgtttttcaattttggtttttttttttcattcaatgtATCCCTACTTGAAGTTTTGAGAGCCCCCCAAAAAATGTTTACAAtgaaaatctgaaaagaaaatatttccaTTGATCCAAAACATATTCTATCTGTacttttattagaaaaaatgtAGATTAGAAACCAAAATCgaatattgaaaagaaaaaggctTTTCCTAGCATACTAAAACACCTACAAAGTGTAAAAAGATTCAGTGTTTTCACCAAAATATAAAGGGCATTAGAAACTGATCACAAGAGAAACTAACAAAGCAAAACTTGTCTCATGTTTCAACTCTGATACTCACCATCCACAGCCTCTCTTTCTTCAGCTGCAGCCACCATTAATTCATCGAAATTTTCTGTCTTCCCCAGTAATATCTCGATCTGAGAAACAACATACAAGAACACCTATCAATCTTAAAGCTTAGAGGATCAAGGAAAGTCGGCATTGTCAAAGACTATAAATTATGGTTAAATAAGGGCATCAACAGGCCATGTTGAATATACAATAATTGACTGCATTTCAGAttgaatctttttatttttggcatAAACGTGGTTTATCTAAATGGCAGCATGAAGAAactattaagtttatttacctTGGCTTTTTGCACAGGCCACCCTCGAGACTCCTCCTTCATGTCAACTGTTGCGGTAGTGATCTCTGAAGAAATGAAGGTTGATTCCCATTATTATCAGAACTTCATATTAACATTAacacatcatatatatatatatatatatataagagaaaCGGAAGACATCTTACTCTTCTCAACAGCCAAACCACTGTTTTTCAGAATTTCCGCAATTGTGACCACCGTCGCAATAGCTGCATGTATGACATGACCCAGAGAAAATATTTACTGcaattctcaaaaaaaaaagaaaaagaaaaaagaaaaaaacagtaGCATTCATATTTGATTATGCTAGGAAAAGCTGTTTTCATCGATGAACAAAAGCTGTATAGCATCTTCACAGCACAATTACCCCACAGAAACGATACATTAATAAGTCCATTGCCTTTTGGATAAgcataatttgaataaaaaaagcaGACCCATAGAGTTCTACCGGTGTATATtgcaataatataaaaatagaacaGCTAATGCAAGTAACTATGAATTCCCAGCTATTCCTCTAGAGCATAATCAATTGAAGCATAAGGTATCATGATAAGACGATAACTGAGAacaattcataattaatattcagatccaaagaaagaaaaaggttaatatgaaattaaattatcaaagataGAGAGCTTAAAAAGTAAACATTACCCATTCCAAGTGCAGACAGCTCCACCTCATTGTGCTGCTGCATATACCTCtgcaaataaaaagaaacgTAATGTATTAACAAAGAATTTAATCGTCTCAAAGGAGGAAAAACAACTAGAACCCATCAAAATTCTTAACAACGTTATTCAAATTCAGCACTTTATTTTGTATAGCACATGatgcaaaattcaaaaaaagaaaaaaaaagtgaaagattTGGAGAAGAAAAGAGGGGGGAAGGAGAAACCTTAGCGAGATTAACGTAGAAAAACAAGGGCTTTTTGCTATGGGAAACTTGAATCCTGTTCTTCTTGTGGGAATCAGCGCCAAAGTTGATGTTGTTTACTCCTTGAGTGATTGCTTCCATTATGAGACACTTTTGCTTCTCGAACCCTAATACCAAGTGCCGAATCTTGTACTTCTGACCCTACGAAGTGTATAAATGGGAGGAGAAGTGAAACAATTTAATGGCAGGTTTTCTTCAGAGCTCAGTGGTGGCTACGCTAGGGTTTTGAATAAAAAGTACTTAGAAatctatttattaattaattatactacaattttatttatatgacaGTAGGTAAGTTGGATCAGGAATTGTATGtgttaaataaaacatatttttcttattcatttttatttttaaataaataaattatttattttaaattctaaaattaatgataaatatatatatagctcATTTTACATTAAACAAAAGTTACAATTAATTctcatcaatttattttagattttggtatctaaaaataattgtacatTACTAATATccagtattattatatatattcaactaAATGATactttaaattacaattatttttaaaacaattacttacgttaattcacaatttatctattattatttttgaattaaactTTGCAAACCTTAACATAACCACAATTGTTAAGTAtcattaaaccttttaaaacatGAAGTTACAAGTATGATTACAGACACACAATTACAATAACAAGtattaaacattcaaataacTATTATATcagaattaattattataaattaagatCATATTGATAAATGGAACATTTTCTATCCCAAGTTCACacataatattgttttaaattacgCAAATTCATAACTGAACTGATCAATTTAActaactttatttattatatctaaAGTAGTTGTCTTATAAAAAGTACCTTTTCCCCTATTTCACGAGTACATAATCAATAAACGTTGATGAAAGGCTGTTCATAAATACATgattccttaaaaaaaaaaaaaaaactgttgcAATAAAGCTTGAATATGCAGTCCTCCACAATCGCGCTCATGCAATAAGCCAAATGTAAAGGTCAACCCCGCAATTGAGAAAGGATGAAATTATACCATGAATATTACTTCCTTTTAAACTTACATGTATACTGCAAACACTCATCCCTCTTTTGTTACTCATTTGGCCTCAACCTCATCTGCTCATATTATAACAACGCCGTGTTCGATTGTGAAACACCATCTGTGGAGTTACTTTCACTCAACAGTCGCTCCTCCACCTCCTCGAGTCTTTGCAACCACTTTAGTCCAAGGTCACAGCCAGCTGTTGCTGCTATTCGAAATTGTTCTTTTGCCATTTCAACAGGGTTCCCTGCTGGGTGGTCCACattcttctttgttcttttggCAGCAGAACCCCTCTTTGAACTAAATTTTGTTAGGCATTCTGGGACTAGAGCACCTAAGAAGTGACAGCAAGAACAGCActttttaacaattcaatcagCATATGTCAACCAAAGTAAAATGTAAAGCTAGTAGTCATTTTCATTGCAATATGTTCCATTTTTACCTTCAATCCGAGTTACACCAGCTAATACATGTTAATATGATAACTTCCTAAAAACTCACTAGCTATGGTGTCAAAGGCAAATCATGAGAAGGTGCATGTGTATATTTAACCTCTAAGTAGCAGAGATCCATATGCTATAGCTGCTCCAGCATGTCCCTGCGTATATTTACAAGGATAGAAGGTAAATTTGTATACAATAGAAATAAAGTGGCCAAAAATAATGCAAAGATTATACCTTTTTAGTTTTATACTACAGCAGTTGCTTAAAATAATGAGGGATAACCAGACGTCTACTTCATAATTTAGATCATGGATTTTCAAGTTTAACTATatgattttgttcaatttagctAATGAGGTCAATTAACAAGGTTCACAATTCCCAATTCCCACAGCATCAGCACTCAGTTATAATGTTCAATCTGAAAAAGTCCTCCTTAAACATTACTGACTAACAATTTGACAATCATGCAATAACCATAGAAGATTCACATGCAATAAACAAAACCACAAATTATAAGAACAAAGAGAAACCTTACTTTCTCCGATGCCCGGTGGAAACACCATAATGCTGAAGAAATGTCTTTCTTCACACAGTCCCCCGTCAAGTATACAGCACCTAGAAGGTAAAGAGCACCTGGATGAAGCTACAATATAAGGAGTTCTAGTAAGGTTTCGAGAGATATCATGAAAGCAGAACATACAAGTGGCTTCTAAAGACTCGTACCTGGTCTACAGCTTTCTCCAAATAATAGAAAGCTTGTTGATCTGATTGGACATAGTCATTCTGTCCAACATAATGATCATGATGTTAGAAAGCTAAAGATGTCATTTGCAGAAAGACGTAACAGCTCACTGAGGTGTACTCCTTAAAAGAGTTCctcaacaaaattattaaagaaacattttaagaaaaatgattcGAACCTCAACTCTAAGGCGACAACCCAATTCATATTGGGCGTCTTTATCGCCCATATCTGCAGCTTCTACTAACAAAGCAGCACCTCTATCATAATAAGGCCATCAGTTTTCACATTCATGTCCATTAGATTATTTAATCTAACATCTAATACAAACAGGATGAAATTACAACCAAAAAAACATTAACATGGAAATAAAGTATAAGAAATCATATACATAATACAAGGATGCTAAcaatcattgaaaattttcacatGCATCAACTTAAGACACTAACATAATTTCAATCAATGTAGTTAACAATGGTGAGAAAAGAACACGCAAAATCTGAATTTTGTGCTCtcataattcaataaaataactattcaaGTAAATAACCAGACTTACATGGCTTTACATGCCCCGGGAACATGGTACTTCAAATGCAATTTGGACAGCCAATACCTAGCATGTGTATTGGAATTATCAGCTTCCAATGCCaactcaaaattctcctttGCTGCCtaacaaaaaacattaaaaattaggGAAATTAACCCTAAACAGAAAAAGATTTGTTAATAATATTGGTAAAACGATAATGAGAAGAGTTTCCACTTATTGTGAAATACCCTTAGGAGAGGGATGAGGCGTTTATCATTGAGCTCGCAGTAATCAATAACTCTGTCAACTTCTTTCAAAGCACTCCACCCTTTTGCTATTAACTCCATTGCTTTCTTGTTTCTGCTATGCATCTCCctctttaacaaaaaaaaaatacaaacccACAATTGTAAATTTAACGATTCGAATGAAAACGTATTGGGAAAGAGAGAAatttgaaagagaaaaagagagaaatatgACCGACGTGTGGATTAAACAGAATAAAACTGAAAGTGGCATGTTTGGCTGTTGATTTTGCGAAGAGCTGTCTCAGCATCGTCTCCCTAAGTGACTGAGTTTGTGAAGAAATGGCTTCTCTGTACTctgttttttgttgttgttgttgaaagTGCTCGAATGCAGTTGCAGCATTTCCCGTTTAGGCTTAACTTTTATTGGGCCAGGCTACCACTGATGGATAGTCCATTTCCAAGTGAAACcgattattttgatatttaaacaGTGAAAACTGGCCTtattttatgggtttttttggttaattaagctaaaaattaatatatctaTACTTTAAACATATGATAAGGTTAATATCACGAATTAATCGAATATAAATTCagttaaaaatagttaaatggtaaaatttttaccaagtaaattatattatgaagagggtgttttattttttattatatttttatataaaatcaataaaactcatatatatatatattatgatttttaaatcttcaactTCACAACCTCGAcccttttttttggtaaaatgagGTTTATTTAAAAACTAGCTAGTACATCCAATTGTTGGGATAAACAAATATTGCGatatcttttaatataattgacTAAATTTATCGTGAACGtgtcataatttaatttgaatgagTATCTCTATAAATGTTAAACTTTTTATTGAGGTAAGTGTCACGAATCAATCGAGCAATCGAGCATCAACTCAGTTGAGTAATAATGAAAATACTCTTacttttataaagtaaattgtattattttaatggtgtttttgtcactttatatatttcatgtacagaaataaaaataaaaatgcacaTAATAGAAATTGAATcgaaacttttataatttttaacatttgtaTTTTACGATTCATCCAAAACCTCATTTATTAATcgtatcaatttttttataattatattttctacataattctatttttttccatgccataatctaaaattataagttaagacgatagtaaaattgtatcttaattcttttaaatagtaaaattttaaattaatacaatgataaaattacacatttacccttaaatagaaaaataaacgcACTTCAACATACTCAAATTAACGTTTCGATACATTACATTAACAACACTACTAATACTTAAAAGATTTAGTTATCATACATTGAAagccattttctttttattatttaacaattatttgaatattttttttctgaCGTAACAATAAACTTGaccatcaaataattcaaacacggatcacatttttaattatatatttttatttacgtTGATTAAAACTATTATGATTTGTAGTCAATAATTCAAGAAAATGTGTTCACAAAAGACTGCCATTTTGGACTTAGCCAAAGCCTTGACACCTTATTTTAATTAGCTTGAATTATTCAAATACTTACTATTTAATTCAGTCATTTAATCATCCATTCGTTACACGGAAGTGTAAATTTAAATCAAGAGTTTAATAATAAGTATaccatttccaaaattttattttattttatcttaacgTTTAATTCAACAACAGATAAATTCTTGAGCtcctttaagtttttttttttaaccgaTCTAAGtacttgaattttgaatttcttacCGAAATAAGTACCTGCCTTAAAAAAGATCCAGCCAACGGGATTGCGCCATGTCattttaaaaagaacaaataaactaTGAAATAGCTCAAATACCCAACTTAATTACTTCTGGTTCAATTAAGCCTTGTTTTAAAGCAGGTATTTCAATTTATAGACCAtgaactataaaataatttcccAGTCCAAATCTTTGAATCAATACCTTAAAAGATTGCAAAAAATGAAGGTACgtataataaagtaaaaaaaaaaaaatcccaaaatcccatttattttatataacattTGTTGGTTAAATTCCATACTTGTCATTTTCCTTTCTCCTACTCTCTCATATACTTACAACACCACATTGAAAAAGTCGTATTTCATCACGCACCTTTGGACCCAACGTCCCTCCACCTTGTTCCAATAAAAACCCTCTAACAACTCCCCCCCTACCCCCCACAAAATTCCAGAACAAGAAgggagaaggagaaggagaaggagaagaagaaggagaTGGATGGTTTGCAGAGGTCTACGACGTCGTTTAGGAGACAAGGGTCGTCAGGGTTGGTATGGGATGATAAGTATTTATCGGGAGATTTGAACCAAATGAGGGCTAACGGCAACCaccaagaaaataaagaaaaccgAGGGTCGTCCCATGGTATGATGAGACGAAGCCGATCCGACGGAGGTAGCGGAAGTATGTACCGCACGACGAAAGCAGCATCGCCTAACGTGGACCCTCCTTCTCCGAAGGTATCCGGGTGTGGTTTCTGTGGTGTTTTTGGCAAACCAGAGGCCGCCAAGAAAAGAAGATCAAACAAACGTAAGTCATGATGaatatcataatacatataGCTTAATTTTTGTATATGTTTTTTGAATGTGATATATCCGGCTTATGGGATTCCCTTTTCCAATTACGTGTGTGCTGTGCTTAGAAAACATGTAGAAATTCCATGTGAAAATCATTTCGTTAAATTGAAGGACACAAACCTCGAACTTATGTCTTTTGGTTTGTCTTTCAACAGCTTATGTTTTGTTATAGAGTGGCTTTCTTTTGTGAGCTTTgggttgatttttttaattcctttgTATAAATTTGTTCTTCAAAAGAAACTgagttataaattattaatccATCGCAAACCCCTCATTCTTGTAGTTGGTAATTGATAAGGTAGCCgactttttatttgtttgttacCCAATTGTCTCTGCCGCTCACCGATCCTATCATCTATCACCTAAAATGCCTCCACATATGATTTTGCCACCTGCCCTTCCctcttgtttttttaatgaagAACAAATTTAAGTATGATTAGATGGGATTTTCTACATCTCTCTTCATGTATTCCCTTTCTTATCTTCACtttgacataaaataaaaaccaacaaGTTTAGATGAGACACAAGATATGGTATAATTCTAGAAAATGAATTTTCCCATGGTTTTATTAATAATACCCATCAGCTTAGACGAATTTAAAGAGGTGTCAAAATTCgatccaatttttatttttaaaataaaaaatcactgatttttgtactttatttaattttaaattagatgaTAATTACATTAATCATTGTTAGATCGTAAATTTGGGATGAAGTTATGTTGACCAAGTGATAACCAagagaattttttaattattgttgattAGGGTTTGGCTTAATGGTTTATGTGCGGActtgatatttatattagaattgttagatatatgatatgttattaattatttagtgatatataaatataataattgattACGATTCACACTAACcttatattaaatatgatatttaaatttagtttagttatttAAGCACCTCCGGTTGTGGTGAGTTGAGCTAGTTAGCACTTTGACAGGTTTTGATTCAAGTACCTAGTCATGTCCAACACTTttaagcttcaaaatctaaaaccGATTAT
This sequence is a window from Gossypium raimondii isolate GPD5lz chromosome 5, ASM2569854v1, whole genome shotgun sequence. Protein-coding genes within it:
- the LOC105770038 gene encoding ribosome biogenesis regulatory protein homolog, which codes for MEMETETQKPFQVDMGNLLAFNPFHNFPSLPTSRDELVKECIQEGTKLVQAIADSIFNLPSTEDADGPLVKLPTPTTKLPREKHLPKPKPPTKWEEFAKKKGIKKRKKDKVVWDEQTGTWKRRFGYDRVNDDKDIPIIEAKMTDEPGVDPFAKRQDDKKKRVEKQEKNHLQNLKQAAKIGALPSHVQLAATALPITGTQAPPKKVSKDELGNVAGMAATSTASGGKFDRKLPGEKPAKKQGKHRKFLPVVEGSGIGSREKEQTENVLNKLISKHSHEILNVDKAVTMYNVKKEKKARNKRNQEGKSSSATNKLKPKKQLHKNGKKGPGSSKKGKAK
- the LOC105766742 gene encoding uncharacterized protein At1g15400, whose product is MDGLQRSTTSFRRQGSSGLVWDDKYLSGDLNQMRANGNHQENKENRGSSHGMMRRSRSDGGSGSMYRTTKAASPNVDPPSPKVSGCGFCGVFGKPEAAKKRRSNKRKS
- the LOC105770039 gene encoding uncharacterized protein At2g34160, whose translation is MEAITQGVNNINFGADSHKKNRIQVSHSKKPLFFYVNLAKRYMQQHNEVELSALGMAIATVVTIAEILKNSGLAVEKKITTATVDMKEESRGWPVQKAKIEILLGKTENFDELMVAAAEEREAVDGEYQS
- the LOC105770601 gene encoding uncharacterized protein LOC105770601 isoform X1, with protein sequence MLRQLFAKSTAKHATFSFILFNPHREMHSRNKKAMELIAKGWSALKEVDRVIDYCELNDKRLIPLLRAAKENFELALEADNSNTHARYWLSKLHLKYHVPGACKAIGAALLVEAADMGDKDAQYELGCRLRVENDYVQSDQQAFYYLEKAVDQLHPGALYLLGAVYLTGDCVKKDISSALWCFHRASEKGHAGAAIAYGSLLLRGALVPECLTKFSSKRGSAAKRTKKNVDHPAGNPVEMAKEQFRIAATAGCDLGLKWLQRLEEVEERLLSESNSTDGVSQSNTALL
- the LOC105770601 gene encoding uncharacterized protein LOC105770601 isoform X2; protein product: MPLSVLFCLIHTSREMHSRNKKAMELIAKGWSALKEVDRVIDYCELNDKRLIPLLRAAKENFELALEADNSNTHARYWLSKLHLKYHVPGACKAIGAALLVEAADMGDKDAQYELGCRLRVENDYVQSDQQAFYYLEKAVDQLHPGALYLLGAVYLTGDCVKKDISSALWCFHRASEKGHAGAAIAYGSLLLRGALVPECLTKFSSKRGSAAKRTKKNVDHPAGNPVEMAKEQFRIAATAGCDLGLKWLQRLEEVEERLLSESNSTDGVSQSNTALL